From the Montipora capricornis isolate CH-2021 chromosome 2, ASM3666992v2, whole genome shotgun sequence genome, one window contains:
- the LOC138038317 gene encoding uncharacterized protein: MNPDYDYLFKLLLIGDSGVGKSCLLIRFADDTFTDSFISTIGVDFKIRTILVGGKVVKLQIWDTAGQERFRTLTTAYYRSAHGIIIVYDVNEKESYLHIDQWLEEVDRYACDGVNNLLVGNKCDLLGKRQVEYSVAKTFAERLHISFIETSAKDRTNVDNVFNTMAEELREKLGSPLASPDGQEETLNLKDSSPVTTSYWSKCCSFS; the protein is encoded by the coding sequence ATGAATCCGGATTACGACTATTTGTTTAAACTGCTTTTGATCGGAGACTCTGGCGTTGGGAAATCATGTTTGCTGATTCGCTTCGCAGACGACACGTTTACAGATAGCTTCATAAGTACAATAGGCGTGGACTTCAAAATACGGACGATTCTTGTCGGTGGTAAAGTAGTTAAGCTTCAAATTTGGGACACGGCGGGGCAAGAACGTTTCCGCACGCTTACGACGGCCTACTATCGAAGCGCACACGGCATTATAATTGTCTACGATGTTAACGAAAAGGAAAGTTATTTGCATATCGATCAATGGTTGGAAGAAGTGGACCGCTATGCCTGTGATGGAGTGAATAACCTTCTGGTTGGGAATAAATGCGATTTGTTGGGAAAAAGACAAGTCGAATACAGTGTAGCAAAAACTTTTGCTGAAAGGCTCCATATTTCGTTTATTGAAACAAGCGCCAAAGACCGCACTAACGTAGACAACGTGTTTAACACAATGGCGGAAGAACTGAGAGAAAAACTCGGTTCGCCTCTTGCATCACCTGATGGCCAAGAGGAAACCTTAAATCTGAAAGACAGTTCTCCTGTTACAACAAGTTACTGGTCAAAATGTTGCAGTTTTTCATGA